In Lineus longissimus chromosome 7, tnLinLong1.2, whole genome shotgun sequence, a genomic segment contains:
- the LOC135491084 gene encoding uncharacterized protein LOC135491084, protein MTTYNFNTQNYLQVSGTAIGTKVAPSFANLFMADFEESHVYTHPTTTSLADAELVRALPDLDKDRINGLLSPLGIKWHFNPPAAPHFGGAWEHLVSSVKRALSATLKNTLVTDTVLCTALIEVEAVLNSRPLTQNSPDPHDFSAMTPNHFLLGCADRKIPPVECQDREINSRRRWRQCQVIANRVCSRSKKEYLQTLTVRSRWTKDADSTTVGSLVLLVDEETPRGHWELGCITVTYRGDDGRVHAVDVKTARNTYRRPAAKVCILEENVNNRDDNHDDAA, encoded by the exons ATGACGACGTACAAC ttcAACACGCAGAACTACTTACAAGTCTCAGGAACAGCCATTGGAACAAAGGTTGCACCATCCTTTGCCAATCTCTTCATGGCAGACTTCGAGGAAAGTCATGTCTACACTCACCCAACAACAACTAGTCTAG CTGATGCTGAGCTGGTGCGCGCTCTACCGGATTTGGACAAGGATCGGATCAACGGGTTACTGTCACCGCTAGGGATCAAGTGGCACTTCAACCCGCCTGCAGCACCACACTTTGGGGGTGCCTGGGAACATCTTGTGAGTTCAGTGAAAAGGGCGTTGAGCGCGACACTTAAAAATACCCTGGTGACCGACACCGTCTTGTGCACCGCGTTGATCGAAGTTGAGGCAGTTCTGAACTCGCGACCGCTCACTCAAAACAGCCCGGATCCTCATGACTTCTCAGCCATGACACCTAATCATTTCTTGTTGGGATGTGCAGATCGAAAGATTCCACCAGTGGAATGTCAGGACCGTGAAATAAATAGTCGCCGCCGATGGCGTCAGTGCCAAGTCATCGCGAACCGCGTTTGTAGCCGTTCGAAAAAGGAGTACCTGCAAACATTGACAGTGAGGAGTCGCTGGACAAAGGACGCTGATTCCACAACAGTGGGTAGTCTAGTGTTACTTGTAGATGAGGAAACCCCTCGAGGACACTGGGAGTTGGGGTGCATTACAGTGACATATCGAGGAGACGATGGGCGTGTGCACGCAGTCGATGTTAAAACCGCGAGAAATACTTACCGCAGGCCCGCTGCAAAGGTGTGCATCCTTGAAGAAAACGTGAACAACCgtgatgacaatcatgatgacgCCGCATAA